A DNA window from Methylocystis heyeri contains the following coding sequences:
- a CDS encoding type II toxin-antitoxin system RelE/ParE family toxin, translating to MSRSNRPSARRIRARLLTILALLQEHPAAGRQTRNPLVRRIILTPYPYLLDYRATANEIVILRFRHGARRPPN from the coding sequence ATGTCGCGGAGCAATCGCCCCAGCGCGCGGCGCATCCGCGCTCGGCTTTTGACCATCCTGGCGCTATTGCAGGAGCATCCCGCTGCAGGACGTCAGACGAGAAACCCCTTGGTGCGCCGTATTATCCTCACGCCTTATCCCTACCTTTTGGATTATCGCGCGACTGCCAACGAAATTGTCATTTTGCGGTTTCGGCACGGCGCACGGCGGCCGCCCAATTAA
- a CDS encoding MBL fold metallo-hydrolase: MTRSVTILGCSSSGGVPRVGQGWGKCDPANPKNRRRRCSILISQENSGQLTNVLVDTSPDLREQLIDAEVKRLDAILYTHPHADHTHGVDDVRGLVILNGRRIPAYMDEPTSRMMTTKFDYIFETPPGSFYPPLLTEHRLHLGRPTFLDGAGGTLEATPFRLEHGEMDALGFRIGDMAYTPDLHAIPPESVQYLEGLDLWIIDALRHQRHGSHLSVSQAFEWIERLKPRRAVLTDLHVDLDYDALSAICPPNVTPAYDGMQIAL; the protein is encoded by the coding sequence GTGACGCGTTCTGTCACCATCCTCGGCTGCAGTTCTTCGGGCGGCGTGCCGCGCGTCGGGCAGGGATGGGGCAAATGCGATCCCGCCAACCCGAAAAACCGGCGCCGGCGCTGCTCGATATTGATTTCTCAGGAGAACTCCGGCCAGCTCACCAATGTGCTGGTCGACACCTCGCCCGATCTGCGCGAGCAGCTCATCGACGCGGAAGTCAAGCGGCTCGACGCCATTCTCTACACCCATCCGCACGCCGACCACACCCATGGGGTCGACGACGTACGCGGCCTCGTCATCCTCAACGGCAGGCGCATACCCGCCTATATGGACGAGCCGACCTCGCGGATGATGACGACCAAATTCGACTACATCTTCGAGACCCCGCCGGGCAGCTTTTATCCGCCGCTGCTGACCGAGCACCGGCTGCATCTCGGCCGGCCGACTTTTCTGGACGGGGCCGGCGGAACCCTCGAGGCCACGCCGTTCCGGCTCGAACACGGCGAAATGGACGCGCTGGGCTTCCGCATCGGCGACATGGCCTATACGCCCGACCTGCACGCCATTCCGCCGGAGAGCGTCCAATATCTCGAAGGGCTGGATCTCTGGATCATCGACGCGCTGCGCCATCAGCGCCATGGATCGCATCTTTCGGTCAGCCAGGCGTTCGAATGGATCGAGCGCCTGAAGCCGCGCCGCGCCGTCCTGACCGACCTCCATGTCGATCTCGATTACGACGCGCTGTCGGCGATCTGTCCGCCCAATGTCACGCCGGCCTATGACGGCATGCAGATCGCGCTATAG
- a CDS encoding sulfite exporter TauE/SafE family protein, with product MTHAALIVSLIGAVSLLYATAGQAGGTAFVAVMAFASFPASEMRPTALFLNVVAAGYATAQLLRKGAIDIKTLAFLSVPSIVTAFIGGLLVLDAREYFTLTGVLLVTAGLLMVLKRNAESVEPRAVRSLPAALAGAASGLLSGLTGVGGGVFLAPMLVALGWASAKRAAALSPPFILCNSAVGLLGVLLAGQRLGPAAPLYAVGALAGAILGSTIALRWMSERATQYVLAAILLFAGLRLLLR from the coding sequence ATGACGCACGCCGCTCTCATCGTATCCCTGATCGGGGCCGTTTCGCTCCTCTACGCCACAGCAGGGCAGGCGGGTGGGACAGCCTTCGTCGCTGTTATGGCGTTCGCGTCATTCCCCGCTTCCGAAATGCGCCCGACGGCGCTGTTCCTGAATGTCGTCGCAGCCGGTTATGCAACGGCCCAACTGCTCCGGAAGGGAGCCATCGACATCAAGACGCTCGCCTTCCTCAGTGTTCCTTCGATAGTCACGGCTTTCATCGGCGGACTGCTTGTCTTGGACGCGCGAGAATATTTTACGCTAACAGGTGTGTTGCTGGTCACGGCAGGCCTCCTGATGGTCCTCAAGCGTAACGCGGAATCGGTTGAACCGCGGGCGGTGCGGTCGCTTCCCGCCGCCCTCGCGGGGGCAGCTTCCGGCTTGCTATCGGGACTGACCGGAGTTGGGGGCGGCGTATTTCTTGCGCCGATGCTCGTCGCTCTCGGTTGGGCGTCTGCAAAGCGCGCAGCGGCGCTTTCCCCGCCATTCATCTTGTGCAACTCGGCGGTCGGCCTGCTGGGTGTTCTCTTAGCAGGCCAGAGGCTAGGCCCCGCTGCGCCTCTTTATGCGGTCGGCGCACTTGCTGGGGCCATCCTCGGTTCGACGATCGCGCTGCGCTGGATGTCGGAACGCGCCACCCAATACGTCCTCGCAGCCATTCTGCTTTTTGCCGGCCTGCGCCTCCTGCTCCGCTGA
- a CDS encoding TatD family hydrolase produces MLIDTHCHLDFPDFAPEQAEIVARAQAAGVGRLVTISTHVGKFASIAAIAERYENVFCTVGTHPNHALDEPEASPEQLVELAQHPKCVAFGEAGLDYHYNHAPRETAARVFRNHIAAARIAGLPLVIHTRDADEDCAAILRDEMGKGAFTALLHCFTASRELAQTAVELGLYISFSGVVTFKNSQTLREVAAEVPLERMLVETDAPFLAPTPHRGKRNEPAYVVETARILAGLKGVGEADFAAATTANAARLFAKMPPLSRAELAA; encoded by the coding sequence ATGCTGATCGACACCCATTGCCATCTCGACTTTCCCGATTTCGCGCCCGAACAGGCCGAGATCGTCGCCCGCGCTCAGGCCGCCGGCGTCGGCCGATTGGTCACGATCTCGACCCATGTCGGAAAATTCGCCTCGATCGCGGCCATAGCCGAGCGCTATGAAAACGTGTTCTGCACCGTGGGCACGCATCCCAACCATGCGCTGGACGAGCCCGAGGCCAGCCCGGAGCAATTGGTCGAACTCGCCCAGCATCCAAAATGCGTCGCTTTCGGCGAGGCCGGGCTCGATTACCACTACAACCATGCGCCCAGGGAAACCGCGGCGCGGGTGTTCCGCAACCACATCGCTGCGGCGCGGATCGCCGGCCTTCCGCTCGTCATTCACACCCGAGACGCCGACGAAGATTGCGCCGCGATTCTCCGCGACGAAATGGGGAAGGGGGCTTTCACAGCCCTGCTCCATTGCTTCACCGCCTCGCGCGAACTGGCGCAGACCGCCGTCGAGCTCGGCCTTTACATCTCCTTTTCAGGCGTCGTGACCTTCAAGAACTCCCAGACCCTGCGGGAGGTCGCGGCGGAGGTTCCGCTGGAGCGCATGCTGGTCGAGACCGACGCGCCGTTTCTGGCGCCGACGCCCCATCGCGGCAAACGCAACGAGCCCGCCTATGTAGTGGAGACCGCCCGTATCCTCGCGGGCCTCAAGGGCGTCGGCGAGGCCGATTTCGCCGCCGCCACCACCGCCAATGCGGCTCGGCTGTTCGCCAAAATGCCGCCGCTGAGCCGCGCGGAGCTTGCCGCGTGA